The following DNA comes from Legionella sp. PATHC032.
TTTGGAACGAACTAATTCACTGACGTCTTCAAAAGCCTTTCTCGCGGCCTCAAACGCTTCTTCCATAGATGTAAATTTTTCAACCGCATTGTGAGTCGGGAAAATAGGATAAGAATGGTAGTATGTTTGTGTAAATATTACAGTGGGTGTTGGCTTAATCAATTCAATTTCAGCAATGCCCGTTAACAAGTTAGGTTTGGTGATATTTGCTACATACCCATTATTAATAAGCAGGTGAATAGGGTCGTGGCTAAAACCATAGGTTCTCTCGACAAAAAACTGGACGTACACCGGAATAAGCACTTTATTGTGCCCTTTATTTTCAGTGATTTCTATGGTTTTGACTTCACCAATCTTCACGCCTCGATAGGTTACTGGAGCAGTGGTTACTAGCCCTTTTAAAGAGCCTTTGAAAAACATGACAAA
Coding sequences within:
- a CDS encoding MlaD family protein, giving the protein MILGGTFFYIEYKRAQKQTFVMFFKGSLKGLVTTAPVTYRGVKIGEVKTIEITENKGHNKVLIPVYVQFFVERTYGFSHDPIHLLINNGYVANITKPNLLTGIAEIELIKPTPTVIFTQTYYHSYPIFPTHNAVEKFTSMEEAFEAARKAFEDVSELVRSKEIQDTLEAIQKVSENLGQLASSLNQDVPSVVAYLNQSLKQITSAAYSTQNLTDYLSRYPESLLRGKR